The following coding sequences are from one Seonamhaeicola sp. ML3 window:
- a CDS encoding sugar-transfer associated ATP-grasp domain-containing protein: MRHRLLRFNLDMLFRKKVKKSLKEYKSKKLSSDQLKQIKAFYKKRGYTKVKTYWHRFYSSVNNQFFIRYIPEDIFHSIVSNSLNEMKQWPALLDKNLSEIIFKDFKQPITVLKNINGFYYVNNEIVNRSTAIEHCCRYENKLVIKPSIESGGGKEVVGFLIKDRTTDYKKLSIKELLVSYKKDFIIQTVVEQHARLKALNPSSLNTLRIISYLKEDSVYILSSILRIGRKGMFTDNNASGGLVCGIKNDGKLREFGYFASGEKLKKTDTNILLNDYIVPSFHKALEMVKQIHSKTPYFRIISWDIAIDDVSDPVFIEYNTYRQSIGIHQLCNGPLFGDFTDELLEIGRKYKFER; the protein is encoded by the coding sequence ATGAGACATAGGTTATTGCGTTTTAATCTTGATATGCTCTTTAGAAAAAAGGTTAAAAAGAGTCTTAAAGAGTATAAGTCGAAAAAACTGAGCTCAGATCAGTTAAAACAAATAAAGGCGTTTTATAAGAAAAGGGGATATACTAAGGTTAAAACATATTGGCATAGGTTTTATAGTTCTGTAAATAACCAATTTTTTATACGATATATCCCAGAGGATATATTTCATTCAATTGTTTCTAATTCATTAAATGAAATGAAACAATGGCCTGCACTTTTGGATAAAAACCTTTCTGAAATTATATTTAAAGACTTTAAACAACCCATTACAGTTCTAAAGAATATAAACGGTTTTTATTATGTGAATAATGAAATAGTTAATAGATCAACAGCAATAGAACACTGTTGTCGTTATGAAAACAAACTTGTGATTAAGCCCAGTATAGAATCTGGAGGTGGAAAGGAGGTCGTTGGGTTTCTCATAAAAGATAGAACAACAGACTACAAAAAGCTATCAATTAAAGAGTTGTTAGTCTCTTACAAGAAGGATTTTATTATCCAAACTGTTGTAGAGCAACATGCTAGGCTAAAAGCTCTTAACCCCAGTTCTCTAAATACTTTAAGAATAATAAGTTACCTAAAAGAAGATTCAGTTTATATTTTGTCATCGATTTTACGAATTGGAAGAAAAGGAATGTTTACAGATAACAATGCATCTGGAGGTCTGGTATGTGGTATAAAAAATGATGGAAAACTTCGCGAGTTTGGTTATTTCGCATCAGGGGAAAAACTAAAAAAAACCGATACAAATATTTTATTAAATGATTACATAGTACCATCATTTCATAAAGCTCTTGAAATGGTAAAGCAAATTCACTCAAAAACTCCTTACTTTAGAATTATTTCTTGGGATATAGCCATAGATGATGTTAGTGACCCAGTATTTATAGAGTATAATACATACAGGCAATCTATTGGGATTCATCAGCTTTGCAACGGACCTCTATTTGGAGATTTCACTGATGAACTTTTGGAAATTGGTAGAAAATATAAATTTGAAAGATAA